Within Pseudomonas paeninsulae, the genomic segment ACCAGTCGCACATTGTGGCTTTCGCCATATTGCACCTCCACCGGGTCGCTGGAGTCCTCGCGGTGGTCGTCGAAGCCGCCGACGGCATAGAGTTTCTGGTGGATATCGCCACCCAGGGCCACGTTGATTTCCTGCATGCCGCGGCAGATGCCGAAGATCGGCAGGCCACGCGCAACTGCGGCGCGGATCAGCGGCAGGTCGAACAGGTCGCGATCGCGATCCTGGGCCTTGTCTGGAGTGAGGTTTTCCTGGTTGTAGAGGGCCGGGTCGATGTTGCTGCCGGCGCCGGTGAGGTACACGCCGTCGACCATGTCGAGGTATTGCGCGAGGTCATCGGTGCCGAAGCAGGTCGGTGCCAGCAGCGGTACGCAGCCGGAAAACTCGACGAGGGGGGCGATGTATTTGTGAGTCATCACCTGATAGGCATGACCTTTCCGTTCCTGGGCGCCCATGGACATAAGGACCACGGGCTTGCGTTTGGCGTTGGAAATAGTGCCGCTGTTGTTGGACATAGATCACCTTGGGGCAGAGAAAGTCTGCCGTTGCTGTGCAGGAAGGGCCGTCGCTGCGGCACTGCTTCCTGTTTTTGTTACCGGTGTCGACGGGCGCCTGGGTAGATGCAACAGGCTGCAAGAGGCTTGCCGGGAGGGCGGCGGTTGAACCAGTTTTCGGCGCTCTCGGGTAGTCGAAACACCGGCTCAGTCTGCCAAAGCCGTAAAATATGTCAAACGAATAGCACGATATTTGTGGAGAAAACCAAGCGGCCGGTATGCTGATTATTGAGAAATATTGGCTTATATAGCTGTTTTTAAACGAATATATTTTGTTTTCAGTATCTGTGGTAGTCCAATATTTTTAACGCCTGACGAGTCAGGTCTTCAGCCCACCACCAGTATCAGTAGCAAGGGCAGGCTAGCAGCCGCCAACAGCGTCTGCAGGGTGATGATGCCGGCCATCAGGTGGCTGTCGCCGCCCAGTTGGCGGGTCAGTACATAGGCGGTCGGTGCCGTCGGCAGGGCGAAGAACAGCACCAGTACGCTGCTTTCCAGCGCGGGCAATTGCAGGCCATAGGCCACGGCCCAGGCCAGCAGGGGCATGGCCAGCAAGCGCAGGACGCTGTTCCAGGCCAGGGCGGGAATTTCGCCGCCGAGTTGTTCGGGCTTGAGCGCGGCGCCGACGCAGAGCAGGCCAAGCGGCAGGCTGGCGGCGGCGAGCAGGCCGAGCAGGCGCTCGCTGCCGCCGGGCAGGCCGAGCCCGCTGAGGTTGATCAGGACGCCGCCGAGGCAGGCGAGAATCAGCGGGTTCTTGAGAATAGGCAGGAGCAGACTGCGCGCACTGACGCCGCGCTCGGCGGTCAGTGACCAGACTGACAGCACGTTGACCGTGGGCACCATCAGGGCCAGCATCAGGGCGGCCAGGCTCAAGCCGTCCTGGCCGTACAGGCTGCCCACTGCGGCCAGGCCCAGGTAGGTGTTGAAGCGCAGCGCGCCCTGGCTGAAGGCCCCGAAACGTCCGGCCGGCCAGCCGCGCAGGCGCCGCAAAAGGAGCAGCGCCAGCCAGGCGATACCCAGGCCGAGCATCACCGCCAGGGCCAGGCGTGGCAGCGCCGGGTTGTCCAGCGGCGCCCTGGCCAGGCTGCTGAACAGCAGGGCGGGAAACAGGATGAAGTAATTCAGCCGCTCGGCACCGGGCCAGAAGGCTTCGTTGGGGAAGTCCCAGCGGCGCAGGTAAAAGCCGGCGACGATCAAGGCGAACAATGGCCACAAGGCCTGCAACAACTCCAGCACGGCAACCTCCGCCTTCGGACCAGCGGCTATCTTGGAGAGCGCGGCACAGCGGCGCAAGGCCGTTAACGGTATTAGGCTGAGGCTAGTGCCGATCGAGGAGGGGCTTATGAGCGACGTGCACAGCGGTGGTTGTCAGTGCGGCGCCTTGCGCTATCAATTCCGCGCAGCATTGCGCGACATCGCCCATTGCCACTGCTCGATCTGTCGCCGCAGTACCGGCGGCATCCTCACCACCTGGATCACGGTGCCACTGGCAAGCTTTGCGTGGCTGGCCGGTACGCCGACCGAGTTCGTCTCGTCAGCCAGTTGCACGCGCAGTTTCTGTCCGAGTTGTGGCGCCCACCTGACCCTGTTCACCACGCTCAGTCCTGAGACCCTGGATATCACCGTTGCCACCCTGGATCAGCCGGAACGGGCGCCGGCGGACCGGCATATCTGGGTGCAGAGCCGTTTGCCCTGGCTGCATGTGGACGAGCAGTTACCGCAGGAGCAGCAGGAGCACATCCCTTAGGGCGGCCATGGCGAAGCCTTGAGCGCCGTTGCCCTGCACGGCCTACGGCAGCATTAAGCCGCCGCTGGCCTCGTGCAGCCTGCGCAGGTGTTCGCCGAGCTGCACCAGGTTGACTTCGTTGGCCTCCAGTTCCGCCATGCGCGCCGGTTCCAGCAAGTTGCGCACTTCCTGGTCGAGGTCGTCGCTGAGCTGGCGCAGTTGCTGCTGGCGGTTGCGGCTCTCGGCTTCCAGGCGTTGCCACTCGGCGCGTTGCGGCAGACCGTATCCGCCCTCGAGCAGCTCCGCCGGCCGGCTGAGAAAACCGCTGTTGACGAGGATCTGTTCCAAGGCGCCGCCGGCTTTGTTCAGGCTCGGATCCTTGGCCGCACGACCGGTGAGGTAGCGGCGCTTGAGTTCGTCCTGGGCCAACAGCAATTGGCGGCGTAGCGCGGCTTGCTCGAGCAGCAACAGCGCGGCGCTGGCCCGCAGGTCGGCTTTGGCGAACCAGGGCCGGCGGACCTCGGCGCTCTGCTCCAGCCAGTCCTCGACGTTGGCCTGGGCGATCGGCAGGCGCTGTTGCAGCACCGCGAACATGGCCTGGTAGCGGTCGCGGAAGGAGTCGAAGCGATAGCCCAGGCGCAGCGCCTCGCGCGGGTCGTCGAGCACGCTGCGATCGGCCAGGTCACGCGCTACCAGAGTCTCGAGCAAGCCGTTGGGCAGGATACTGTCGAGCGCCTGCAGGCGCGGGTGCTGGCTGCCGCTACGCAGCAGCTTGAGGGTTTCCACCGCGCAGTTATTGGAGATGAAGTAGTAGTCGCCGTCGTAGCTCCAGTGCTGTTCGGCGGCACGGGTGACCAGTTGCTCCAGCTGCACGCGGTCGAGCTTCAGTGGTACCGAGGCCAGGCTGCGAAGTTCGACCTTGGTGTATTCCTCGATCACCTGGGCCAGCGGCAGGACGAACAGGCGCGACGGGTAGGCGCCGGTCAGGCCGTCCCAGCTGGACAGCTGCAGATCGCCGACGAAGGCGCGGTAGGACAGCACCAGGTGTTCGTCCAGGTCCAGGCGGCAATCCGGCCCGCGTGGCCGGCCGGGGGCGCAGATCACCAGGCGCAGCATGCTGTGGCCCCAGCGGCTGGCCCATTCCTGGTTGGCCTCGGCGAGCAGGTAGTCGACCTGATAGACCCGTGCCGGGTCGAGGGTACCCAGCGGTTGGCGGGCGAAATCGCGGCCGGCGTTGAGGTAGGCGTAGCCGTCGGTGCAGGGCTGCTGGTTGGCCGCTGTCCAGCCGGCGAAATGCGCGCTGAAATGGCGTGCCAGCGAGGGTCGGCGACAGGCGTAGCTGGGGTCGAGGAGGAAGTACTCGAGGTTCACCGCGACGAACTCGCGCGGGTTGTTCAACTCGTAGACATCCGGGCTGCGCGCCACCTGGCCGTTGGCCTGCTCGCGCGCGCCGCGCCGGCCGACCTGTTGCGGCCAGCCAGCCAGGTCAAGCAGGCGCGGGTCGTCGCTGAGGGTGAAGCGTCTTGCGGTCTGGCCACGGCAGGCGTCGGGCAAACCTATTGGGCCGAGGCTGGCGAGGCGCTGTCGGCAGCGTTGCAGCAGGCGTTTTTCGTCCTGCGGCCAGAGCTGTGCACGGTCATAGAGGTGGGTCAGTTCGTGCAGCACGGTGGCCAGCAGCTCGCGGCGCACGTTGCCATGCGGGCGCTGGGTTGGCGTAGTGGCGGCGCTGCCATCGCTAAGTGACGGCAGCAGCTGGCTGTTCAATTCGATGCCGCTGAAGCGTCCGGCGCGACCGTACACCTCGGCCTGCATCGGTCGCCAGCGCACCTTGACGCGCCGGTCCAGGCGTTGCTTGAAGCCTGCTGGCAGGGCCGCGAGCGCTTCGTTCAACAGCGCCTGACTGGCCTGCCGTTCACTACTGTTGAGCGCATCGCTATCCAGCGCCAGGCGCAGCTCGGCATGGCTGCCGACACTGGTCAGAAGAGTAAGGGCCAGCAGCCAGGTGCGGGTCAGATTCACCTGGCGAGAATGGCTTCGGCCAGTATCTGATCGGAGGCGTGCTGCGCTTCCGGCACGCGGCTGCGAATGGTGCCGAGTGCCGCTTCCAGTTGCACGCCGCGGATGGCGCCCTGGCTGGCGACGAAACTGGCAGCATCGTCACGCGCGGCCAGGACGATTTTCGAGTCACGCACCGAGGTGGTGGTGTCCGAGGTGAAGTCGAACGTACGGTCAAGCGCCTGCACGATGATATTGCTGGTGGCAACCAGGGTTTGCGCCTGGGCAGTGCCGACGGACACGGCAAGCAGGGCGACAGCGACAAGCAAGGAACGATGCATGGCAATCTCCGGG encodes:
- a CDS encoding gamma-glutamyl-gamma-aminobutyrate hydrolase family protein, which codes for MSNNSGTISNAKRKPVVLMSMGAQERKGHAYQVMTHKYIAPLVEFSGCVPLLAPTCFGTDDLAQYLDMVDGVYLTGAGSNIDPALYNQENLTPDKAQDRDRDLFDLPLIRAAVARGLPIFGICRGMQEINVALGGDIHQKLYAVGGFDDHREDSSDPVEVQYGESHNVRLVPDSWLADLLAKDEITINSLHGQGIATLGEGLEALAYAEDGLIEAIHAPGLAQFTLAVQWHPEWQASANPDSVKIFQAFGAACRQRVAQTAAANLR
- a CDS encoding AEC family transporter, which encodes MAAGPKAEVAVLELLQALWPLFALIVAGFYLRRWDFPNEAFWPGAERLNYFILFPALLFSSLARAPLDNPALPRLALAVMLGLGIAWLALLLLRRLRGWPAGRFGAFSQGALRFNTYLGLAAVGSLYGQDGLSLAALMLALMVPTVNVLSVWSLTAERGVSARSLLLPILKNPLILACLGGVLINLSGLGLPGGSERLLGLLAAASLPLGLLCVGAALKPEQLGGEIPALAWNSVLRLLAMPLLAWAVAYGLQLPALESSVLVLFFALPTAPTAYVLTRQLGGDSHLMAGIITLQTLLAAASLPLLLILVVG
- a CDS encoding GFA family protein, giving the protein MSDVHSGGCQCGALRYQFRAALRDIAHCHCSICRRSTGGILTTWITVPLASFAWLAGTPTEFVSSASCTRSFCPSCGAHLTLFTTLSPETLDITVATLDQPERAPADRHIWVQSRLPWLHVDEQLPQEQQEHIP
- a CDS encoding DUF7844 domain-containing protein, producing MNLTRTWLLALTLLTSVGSHAELRLALDSDALNSSERQASQALLNEALAALPAGFKQRLDRRVKVRWRPMQAEVYGRAGRFSGIELNSQLLPSLSDGSAATTPTQRPHGNVRRELLATVLHELTHLYDRAQLWPQDEKRLLQRCRQRLASLGPIGLPDACRGQTARRFTLSDDPRLLDLAGWPQQVGRRGAREQANGQVARSPDVYELNNPREFVAVNLEYFLLDPSYACRRPSLARHFSAHFAGWTAANQQPCTDGYAYLNAGRDFARQPLGTLDPARVYQVDYLLAEANQEWASRWGHSMLRLVICAPGRPRGPDCRLDLDEHLVLSYRAFVGDLQLSSWDGLTGAYPSRLFVLPLAQVIEEYTKVELRSLASVPLKLDRVQLEQLVTRAAEQHWSYDGDYYFISNNCAVETLKLLRSGSQHPRLQALDSILPNGLLETLVARDLADRSVLDDPREALRLGYRFDSFRDRYQAMFAVLQQRLPIAQANVEDWLEQSAEVRRPWFAKADLRASAALLLLEQAALRRQLLLAQDELKRRYLTGRAAKDPSLNKAGGALEQILVNSGFLSRPAELLEGGYGLPQRAEWQRLEAESRNRQQQLRQLSDDLDQEVRNLLEPARMAELEANEVNLVQLGEHLRRLHEASGGLMLP
- a CDS encoding DUF2388 domain-containing protein; translated protein: MHRSLLVAVALLAVSVGTAQAQTLVATSNIIVQALDRTFDFTSDTTTSVRDSKIVLAARDDAASFVASQGAIRGVQLEAALGTIRSRVPEAQHASDQILAEAILAR